The Opitutales bacterium region GAACCGTTAAGGCGGACTCCAGTCAACGAATCTGAGGAGTGAGCAGTTACAGTTCGCTAATCTCGGTGACGGGAGGGACGAGGGGTTCCTGAGGCGCATCCAGGGTTACGCTTTCTTCACCTCCAGTCAGTGCGTCGGGGGAAGCTTCTGCGGCAGTGCTCGGTGCGATGTCCTGGTCTGTGGGTAACGCGCGGGCTACGAGACGTTCTGCTCCTGGCCGACCTAGATGCTGTCTAATGCCAGTTTTCGACTTTTTCTCAGCCAAAATAGCGCACTCCAGAGCGGAAAATACCCTGATCTTTTTCTCCGGGGATATTGATTCCTACAGCGTCGCCAATGCGTTCTGAGTGTCCCATTTTTCCAAAGACTCGTCCATCTGGGCTCAGTAGGCCCTCGATTGCTAAGGATGAGCCATTGGGGTTGTCTGGAAAGGCTTGTGCAGCCTCGCCGTCTACTCCCGCGTATTGGGTTGCAATCTGGCCGTCCTTGCCGAGCTGAGCCAGGAAAGCCGGATCGCCAATGACACGTCCTTCTCCATGGGAAAGAGCGATTTGATGCGTTGCGCCCAATTTCGTTTCTTGAAGCCACGGACTGCATGTGGAGGCGATGCGTGTGGAAGCATAGCGGGAGATGTGCCGCCCAAGAGTGTTGTAAGTTAAAGTGGGACTGTCAGCCGTGTAGGATACAATGTCTCCATGAGGAACGAGTCCAAGTTTTATGAGTGCCTGGAATCCGTTGCAGATCCCTAGAATTAGCCCGTCACGCTCATGTAAAAGACGACGCACGGCGTCAGCTACCCGATCGTTGCGGAAGGCGGTGGCAATAAATTTCGCCGAGCCTTCTGGCTCATCTCCAGAGCTGAAACCACCCGGTAACATAATGATCTGGGATTGATCGATCTCATCGGCAAAAGCGGCGATGGATTGCTGTAAAACGCTGCTATTGAAGTTGCGAAACAGGAAAACCTCCGGATTCGCTCCTGCTTTACGGAATGCCCGTGCACTGTCCCATTCACAATTAGTGCCGAAGAATGCCGGAATGATGACCCGGGGTCGTGCACATCGTGTTGGGCTTCGGGTAGCCGCACCTTTTACCGAAAATGAGGGCGTAGATGCACTCTCCAAAGAAGCATGAGGCTGTGAGGGAAAGGTGTCTTCCAGAGGCTCGGTCCAGTCAGGAACTAGGTCACGGACCGCTATGCTTTGATTCTCCCAGGATAGGATGCCGCTATCCGACGTGGTGCCGATTCGTATGTAGCCCGCGTGTTCTAATGGCGGCTGTGGTTCTCTGGTTTGCACAAGAAACGATCCGGCCGGACCTATTGCATCGGTTGCTCGATCGAGCTGGACTCCGGCGTGATTCCCCATCGCCATGATACTCAGTTCAGTGAGGACGTGGCGGCGACAGAGCGCGCGTGCCGACTGGACCGTGTCGTTTGAGATGGCCCCATTTAAGGCACGGCAGGCATCTAGGATCTCTACCGGTGTAGCATCTATTTTGGGCAGAAAGCAGTAAAGGATGCCGTCGGACGCTTGCAGTGTTCCGCTTGTCACCTCGGATGCGTGTGCAATGCCTACTGCGAAGCTGATTAGCGTCGGTGGTACGGTAAGTTCTTCAAAGGTGCCAGACATGCTGTCTTTGCCCCCGATTGAAGGCGCACCGAAATCGATCTGCGCTTTGAGCGCACCGAGTAGCGCTGCGGTCGGGTGGCCCCATTTGACTGGGTCATTACCCAGTTTCTCAAAGTATTCTTGGCAGGAAATGCGCAGGCTTGCGGGATGACCGCCTGATGCCACGACCCGGGCAAATGAGGCGAGTACGGCGTCATAAGCCCCCTTAAATGGGTCGGCAGCGCTTTGGTAGGGATCAAAGCCCCAGGTCATTAAAGTAGCAGTCTGGGTGTCTTTTCCTAATGCAGGGACGAGGGCCGCCATGGTGTGCTCAGGCGTGGCTTGATAGCGCCCTCCGAGCGGATGAAGGACTGCTCCGGAACCAATGGTGCTATCGAATTGTTCAATGAGGCCTGCTTGCGAACAGGTGTTGAGCTCACTGAGTGACGCACGGAGACCGGCAATGTCGAGCGAAGCCCTCGTGGGTTCACTCAAAGGCGACCGGACGACGCGGCTGCGGGCGCTCTGCTGTACGCCATTAGAGTCGAGAAACTCACGGGAGATGTCGACGATCGTGTCCCCTTGCCAAATCATCTTCAATCGCGCCTCTGCTGTAACATCTGCGACATGGACGGCCTCGAGATTTTCCAGCTCGGCAGCTTGCCGGAACGCGTCCCAATCCTCGGGTGCGATGACGACTGCCATGCGTTCTTGAGATTCGGAGATGGCGAGTTCAGTGCCATCCAGCCCATCATATTTTTTAGGCACGCGATCTAAGTGGACGATGAGACCGTCTGCGAGTTCTCCGATCGCTACGGAGATACCGCCTGCGCCAAAGTCGTTACACTTTTTGATTAAGCCTGTGACATCAGGCTTTCTGAACAGGCGCTGGAGCAGGCGCTCCGTGGGGGGATTTCCTTTTTGAACTTCGGCCGCATTGTCGAGGGCAGTTTCTGTATGTGCTTTTGAAGATCCTGTGGCGCCACCGATGCCATCGCGCCCTGTTTTGCCGCCGATGAGGACAATGATGTCTCCAGGTGTAGGGCTCTCTCGCCTGACCCATGCCTCGGGTGCTGCTGCAACCACGGCTCCTACTTCCATACGTTTGGCTTCGTAGCCAGGATGGTAGTGCTCATGTATAAGGCCAGTGGCCAAGCCGATTTGGTTACCATAAGATGAATAACCATCGGCGGCGCCACGCGTAATTTGTCGCTGTGGTAGCTTGCCAGGACGTGTCTGAAAAATGGGGGTGCGCGGGTCGGCTGAGCCCGTGATGCGCATGGCCTGATAGACATAAGCACGGCCAGACAGGGGATCACGTATAGCGCCGCCCAGGCAAGTTGCCGCTCCACCAAGGGGCTCGATCTCGGTCGGGTGGTTATGGGTCTCGTTTTTGAACATGATCAACCACGGTTCGGGGCCCTCATCGGTCTCGACTGTCACCCGAATGCTGGCCGCGTTGATCTCTTCGGATTCCTCCAAATTATTCAAAATGCCACGTTTCTTGAGTGCTTTCATCCCGATCAGGGCCATATCCATCAAGGAGATGGGGCGGGAGGTGTCTGGACCATAAACTTCGTCGC contains the following coding sequences:
- a CDS encoding phosphoribosylformylglycinamidine synthase, whose protein sequence is MSVHRIYVEKKPEFAHTAQRLLEELNHTLGLSAISGIRQIHRYDVEGVEADIFTAARHGVFSEAPVDNVLEAWMPENEPHAFAVAYLPGQFDQRADSAEQCLRLLAPGSNPTVATAQVYVLKGDDITSEDIQAAQRWIINPVDSHSVSFNLPDSLRVASPTPQPVVRLSEFLDADTTQVSNIASELGLAMSVEDLVFCQTYFREQEQRAPSITEIKLLDTYWSDHCRHTTFLTRLESVEIADPEVREAWNLYLSLRDEVYGPDTSRPISLMDMALIGMKALKKRGILNNLEESEEINAASIRVTVETDEGPEPWLIMFKNETHNHPTEIEPLGGAATCLGGAIRDPLSGRAYVYQAMRITGSADPRTPIFQTRPGKLPQRQITRGAADGYSSYGNQIGLATGLIHEHYHPGYEAKRMEVGAVVAAAPEAWVRRESPTPGDIIVLIGGKTGRDGIGGATGSSKAHTETALDNAAEVQKGNPPTERLLQRLFRKPDVTGLIKKCNDFGAGGISVAIGELADGLIVHLDRVPKKYDGLDGTELAISESQERMAVVIAPEDWDAFRQAAELENLEAVHVADVTAEARLKMIWQGDTIVDISREFLDSNGVQQSARSRVVRSPLSEPTRASLDIAGLRASLSELNTCSQAGLIEQFDSTIGSGAVLHPLGGRYQATPEHTMAALVPALGKDTQTATLMTWGFDPYQSAADPFKGAYDAVLASFARVVASGGHPASLRISCQEYFEKLGNDPVKWGHPTAALLGALKAQIDFGAPSIGGKDSMSGTFEELTVPPTLISFAVGIAHASEVTSGTLQASDGILYCFLPKIDATPVEILDACRALNGAISNDTVQSARALCRRHVLTELSIMAMGNHAGVQLDRATDAIGPAGSFLVQTREPQPPLEHAGYIRIGTTSDSGILSWENQSIAVRDLVPDWTEPLEDTFPSQPHASLESASTPSFSVKGAATRSPTRCARPRVIIPAFFGTNCEWDSARAFRKAGANPEVFLFRNFNSSVLQQSIAAFADEIDQSQIIMLPGGFSSGDEPEGSAKFIATAFRNDRVADAVRRLLHERDGLILGICNGFQALIKLGLVPHGDIVSYTADSPTLTYNTLGRHISRYASTRIASTCSPWLQETKLGATHQIALSHGEGRVIGDPAFLAQLGKDGQIATQYAGVDGEAAQAFPDNPNGSSLAIEGLLSPDGRVFGKMGHSERIGDAVGINIPGEKDQGIFRSGVRYFG